A DNA window from Impatiens glandulifera chromosome 7, dImpGla2.1, whole genome shotgun sequence contains the following coding sequences:
- the LOC124945942 gene encoding kinesin-like protein KIN-14U — MLISPEKEQISISMPCQSGEEPLESSCLDSNKDCSNVVLLAPEIPISLPAYTDVNMVPEHEEDKLQQTISKLEEEIEELRLELTSLDKKRRDALNKILDIKGCIRVFCRIRPILLPNKRGEIHQSISLESDKVVVRCAGIRKEFDFDKVFPPKSTQEEVFVEVEPIVRSALDGHNVCILAYGQTSTGKTFTMNGTENKAGIVPRALEELFRQASSTAAGSFSFTFSIGMMEVYLGNLRDLLAAPKPSMRANGTISRSNLNIQTDPKGLVEIEGLTDVEISSVTKAVWWYNKGRRVRSTSWTNVNETSSRSHCLTRITISRRGDASIGKEEEVSKLWLVDLGGSERVLKTRATGQTLDEGRAINLSLSALGDVIAALRRKRAHIPYRNSRLTQILKDSLGDGSKVLMIVHVSQSEEDVGETTCSLAFATRARAVENRDLPEDLKKQKEKRIGELEQTLRNTEEQLRNVGIEKQKAEFLLREKRNILTTMYCKPLENDDEVKQEVICLLTTPTTTLVEKTAKISKSNNCIPRFMNSTMASRQRLNAGQVERQIGEKITRTWGGRSSVQLSGSQSMSYSDPHQFRTLLRNPKKKSRYGGLMEARLVDNPAPGAMESFNSSNSTKCNVKEEYRLVAAAASHGKTVTSDVNLKAPIGRHRRRMSNLI, encoded by the exons ATGTTAATTTCACCAGAGAAAGAGCAGATCTCAATCTCAATGCCTTGTCAAAGTGGGGAAGAGCCACTCGAATCTTCTTGTTTGGACTCAAACAAGGACTGCTCTAATGTGGTTCTTCTAGCTCCTGAAATACCCATCTCTCTTCCGGCTTACACTGACGTAAATATGGTTCCTGAGCATGAAGAGGATAAACTTCAGCAAACAATCTCAAAGCTAGAAG AAGAGATCGAGGAGTTGAGACTGGAGTTGACGTCTTTGGACAAGAAGAGGAGAGATGCACTGAATAAGATATTAGACATCAAAG GTTGCATAAGGGTGTTTTGTCGGATTAGACCAATTTTATTGCCAAACAAGAGGGGTGAAATACATCAATCTATTTCACTTGAATCGGACAAGGTTGTGGTAAGATGTGCTGGAATAAGAAAAGAATTTGATTTTGACAAGGTTTTTCCTCCAAAATCAACCCAAG AGGAAGTGTTTGTTGAAGTTGAACCAATTGTCAGATCGGCATTAGACGGGCATAATGTGTGTATATTGGCTTATGGACAAACGAGTACTGGGAAGACATTTACTATG AATGGGACTGAAAATAAAGCAGGCATAGTTCCTCGAGCTTTAGAAGAGTTGTTTCGCCAAGCCTCCTCCACGGCTGCTGGCTCCTTTTCATTTACGTTTTCAATTGGCATGATGGAAGTTTATCTAGGCAATCTTAGGGATTTACTAGCTGCCCCTAAACCATCCATGAGAGCAAATGGAACAATATCGAGAAG TAATCTAAACATCCAAACAGATCCAAAGGGATTGGTGGAAATAGAAGGTTTAACTGATGTTGAAATATCAAGCGTGACAAAAGCAGTATGGTGGTACAACAAAGGCAGGCGGGTGAGGTCTACTTCATGGACTAATGTCAATGAGACTTCTAGCAGATCACATTG TTTAACGAGGATCACTATATCTCGACGTGGAGATGCCTCAAtaggaaaggaagaagaagtaAGCAAATTGTGGCTGGTTGATCTAGGAGGAAGTGAACGGGTTTTGAAAACTAGAGCCACTGGTCAAACACTTGATGAAGGGAGAGCCATAAATCTTTCCCTTTCGGCTCTAGGAGATGTCATTGCAGCTCTTAGAAGAAAGAGAGCTCATATTCCTTATAG AAACAGCAGGCTTACACAAATTCTAAAGGATTCTCTTG GTGATGGATCAAAGGTTCTCATGATAGTGCATGTAAGCCAATCAGAAGAAGATGTTGGTGAGACTACTTGTTCACTAGCTTTTGCGACTAGAGCAAGAGCTGTTGAAAACCGAGATCTCCCTGAG GATCTGAAGAAACAGAAGGAGAAAAGAATAGGTGAGCTTGAACAAACACTAAGAAATACAGAAGAACAATTAAGAAATGTGGGAATTGAAAAACAAAAGGCTGAATTCTTGTTAAGAGAGAAAAGGAACATCCTTACAACCATGTACTGCAAACCTCTTGAAAATGATGACGAGGTAAAACAAGAAGTCATTTGTCTACTTACAACCCCAACAACAACATTGGTAGAGAAAACAGCTAAAATTAGCAAATCCAATAACTGTATCCCACGGTTCATGAACTCCACCATGGCTAGCCGTCAAAGGTTAAATGCTGGTCAAGTTGAAAGGCAGATAGGAGAAAAAATCACACGGACTTGGGGGGGCAGGAGCTCGGTTCAATTATCAGGTTCTCAATCGATGAGTTATTCAGATCCCCACCAATTCAGAACATTGCTAAGAAATCCCAAGAAGAAGTCCCGATATGGTGGGTTGATGGAAGCACGATTGGTTGATAATCCAGCACCAGGAGCCATGGAGAGTTTTAATAGTAGTAATAGTACCAAATGTAATGTTAAAGAAGAATACAGGCTAGTTGCTGCTGCTGCATCGCATGGCAAAACAGTTACTTCAGATGTGAACTTGAAAGCTCCAATTGGTCGCCACAGAAGAAGAATGTCTAACCTGATCTAA
- the LOC124909681 gene encoding uncharacterized protein LOC124909681 translates to YHDGRDVFEFLADSVHLNPNSCVLEIGCGTLRVGVHFISYLEAQHFHCLERDGLSLMAAFRYELPSHGLLKKRPLIVKGEDMDFSKFGVGTAYELIYASAVFLHMPGKLVWVGLERLAEMVKANDGRIFVSHNIKFCSRLGGDECTKRLSGLGLEYVGKHTHDSLLFNHFEIWFEFRRSK, encoded by the coding sequence TATCATGATGGACGTGATGTTTTTGAATTCCTAGCTGATTCAGTCCATCTAAATCCAAATTCTTGTGTTCTCGAGATTGGATGTGGTACACTTCGAGTTGGCGTGCATTTTATCAGCTACCTAGAAGCGCAGCACTTCCACTGTTTAGAACGAGACGGGCTCTCTCTAATGGCTGCATTTAGGTATGAACTTCCTTCACATGGTTTACTGAAGAAACGACCCTTAATTGTCAAGGGAGAGGACATGGATTTCAGTAAATTTGGAGTTGGAACAGCATATGAATTGATTTATGCAAGTGCTGTTTTTCTTCATATGCCTGGTAAGCTTGTTTGGGTAGGATTAGAGAGGCTAGCTGAGATGGTTAAAGCTAATGATGGTAGAATATTTGTGTCGCataatatcaaattttgttCTAGACTTGGCGGAGATGAGTGTACTAAGAGACTAAGTGGTCTCGGACTTGAATATGTTGGGAAACATACACATGATAGCTTGCTTTTCAATCATTTTGAGATTTGGTTTGAGTTTAGGAGATCAAAATAG